Proteins encoded within one genomic window of Actinoplanes octamycinicus:
- a CDS encoding cupin domain-containing protein produces MSRYFKVVPEGSVASPAASADKFDGAVWQAEMLTRQREDGLRGHRFAYAPGGRSHWHVHTGEQALIAVSGRGLIQWEGLDEPRELQPGDWVHVEPGVPHWHGAADDSFFVHLAVTATGETEWGDPAGR; encoded by the coding sequence ATGAGTCGGTATTTCAAGGTCGTTCCGGAAGGATCGGTGGCTTCGCCGGCGGCGTCGGCGGACAAGTTCGACGGAGCGGTGTGGCAGGCCGAGATGCTCACCCGGCAGCGGGAGGACGGGCTGCGGGGGCATCGGTTCGCCTATGCGCCGGGTGGCCGGTCGCACTGGCACGTGCACACCGGGGAGCAGGCGCTCATCGCGGTGTCCGGTCGCGGGCTGATCCAGTGGGAGGGCCTGGACGAGCCCCGCGAACTGCAGCCCGGCGACTGGGTGCACGTGGAGCCGGGGGTGCCGCACTGGCACGGCGCCGCTGACGACAGCTTCTTCGTGCACCTGGCCGTCACCGCCACCGGCGAAACGGAGTGGGGCGACCCGGCCGGTCGCTGA
- a CDS encoding SDR family oxidoreductase → MTATKEDRQADERQQRPPGHTTRMDRKPDHGEESYRGSGRMTGKKAVITGGDSGIGRAVALAFAREGADVLISYLPEEQDDARETAALVEAAGRKVALAPGDLTDPAQSKKIVEQAVRDLGGIDVLVNNAAYQMTHETVEEITDEEWQHTFDTNIAAMFRLVKAALPHLEAGASIINTSSVNYDMPKPTLLPYATTKGAIANFTAGLAQMLGDRGIRVNAVAPGPIWTPLIPSTMPPDQVAEFGKNTPLGRAGEPKEVAPAYVLLASDEGSYISGAIIPVTGGKPIL, encoded by the coding sequence ATGACTGCGACCAAAGAAGACCGGCAGGCCGACGAGCGGCAGCAGCGGCCGCCCGGTCACACCACACGGATGGACCGTAAGCCGGATCATGGCGAGGAGAGCTACCGCGGATCCGGGCGGATGACCGGGAAGAAAGCGGTGATCACCGGCGGGGACAGTGGGATCGGGCGGGCCGTCGCGCTCGCGTTCGCCCGGGAGGGCGCCGACGTGCTGATCTCCTATCTGCCCGAGGAGCAGGACGACGCGCGGGAGACGGCGGCGCTGGTCGAGGCGGCCGGGCGGAAGGTGGCGCTGGCGCCCGGCGACCTGACCGACCCGGCGCAGAGCAAGAAGATCGTCGAGCAGGCGGTGCGGGACCTCGGCGGGATCGACGTGCTGGTGAACAACGCCGCTTACCAGATGACCCACGAGACCGTCGAGGAGATCACCGACGAGGAGTGGCAGCACACCTTCGACACGAACATCGCCGCGATGTTCCGCCTGGTGAAGGCCGCGCTGCCGCATCTGGAGGCGGGCGCCTCGATCATCAACACCAGCTCGGTGAACTACGACATGCCGAAGCCGACGCTGCTGCCCTACGCCACCACGAAGGGGGCGATCGCGAACTTCACCGCGGGGCTGGCGCAGATGCTCGGCGACCGGGGGATCCGGGTGAACGCGGTGGCGCCCGGGCCGATCTGGACGCCGCTGATCCCGTCGACGATGCCGCCCGACCAGGTCGCCGAGTTCGGCAAGAACACGCCGCTGGGGCGGGCCGGGGAGCCGAAGGAGGTGGCGCCGGCCTACGTGCTGCTCGCCTCCGACGAGGGCAGCTACATCTCCGGGGCGATCATCCCGGTGACCGGCGGCAAGCCGATCCTCTGA
- a CDS encoding Dps family protein, translating into MAARKTQPTTSPSYTVPGIKPDVAGDVIAVLQDRLNALNDLALTLKHVHWNVVGPHFIAVHQMLDPQVDAVREMVDDLAERIATLGGSPVGTPGALVAQRSWDDYSIGRADTNSHLAALDVVYSGVIESHRAAIEKTGEADPVTEDLLIAQAGQLEQYHWFVRAHLESADGTLATAGVKDEKTAARRGKR; encoded by the coding sequence ATGGCCGCACGCAAGACCCAGCCCACTACCAGCCCGAGCTACACCGTTCCCGGGATCAAGCCGGACGTCGCCGGTGACGTCATCGCGGTGCTGCAGGACCGCCTCAATGCCCTGAACGACCTGGCGCTGACCCTGAAGCACGTGCACTGGAACGTCGTCGGCCCGCACTTCATCGCGGTGCACCAGATGCTCGACCCGCAGGTCGACGCGGTCCGCGAGATGGTCGACGACCTGGCCGAGCGGATCGCCACGCTGGGCGGCTCGCCGGTCGGCACGCCGGGCGCGCTCGTCGCGCAGCGGTCCTGGGACGACTACTCGATCGGCCGGGCGGACACCAACTCGCACCTGGCCGCGCTCGACGTGGTCTACAGCGGAGTGATCGAGTCGCACCGGGCCGCGATCGAGAAGACCGGCGAGGCCGACCCGGTCACCGAGGACCTGCTGATCGCCCAGGCCGGGCAGCTGGAGCAGTACCACTGGTTCGTCCGCGCCCACCTGGAGTCGGCGGACGGGACGCTCGCCACGGCCGGCGTCAAGGACGAGAAGACCGCCGCTCGGCGCGGCAAGCGCTGA
- a CDS encoding PfkB family carbohydrate kinase, with product MGERGVVVVGQLARDVVVRVRELPAAGTSAQVTDRRETLGGKGANQAVAVAQLGLPVSLVAVAGDDVIGDHLLAQAAADGIDIRHVVRRPGTLSGLIVEVLEAGGRWRYLEDLPDPVRLTRADVEAAEPVLKSAAAVLVQLQQPAAATREAARRGREAGALVVVDGVADAEMASLADVVRADEHEAGLLPDDLLTLGPRLVALGVDGGNRFFWAGGGVFLPHPDGPVVDTTGAGDAFTAALAVALVRGESPESAARRAVAATGQSVGRPGGRPALRPW from the coding sequence ATGGGTGAGCGCGGAGTCGTGGTGGTCGGTCAGCTGGCGCGGGACGTCGTGGTGCGGGTCCGGGAGCTGCCCGCGGCCGGTACGTCGGCGCAGGTCACCGACCGGCGGGAGACGCTGGGCGGGAAGGGCGCCAATCAGGCCGTCGCGGTCGCGCAGCTGGGCCTGCCGGTGAGCCTGGTGGCGGTGGCCGGCGACGACGTGATCGGCGACCATCTGCTGGCCCAGGCGGCCGCCGACGGCATCGACATCCGGCACGTGGTCCGCCGGCCGGGCACGCTCAGCGGGCTGATCGTGGAGGTGCTGGAGGCCGGTGGGCGGTGGCGCTACCTGGAGGATCTGCCGGATCCGGTGCGGCTCACCCGGGCCGATGTGGAGGCTGCCGAACCGGTGCTGAAGAGCGCCGCGGCGGTGCTGGTCCAGTTGCAGCAGCCGGCGGCCGCGACCCGGGAGGCGGCCCGGCGCGGCCGGGAGGCGGGGGCCCTGGTCGTGGTCGACGGGGTGGCCGACGCCGAGATGGCGTCGCTGGCCGACGTGGTGCGCGCCGACGAGCACGAGGCGGGGTTGCTGCCGGACGACCTGCTGACGCTCGGGCCCCGGCTGGTGGCGCTCGGGGTGGACGGCGGGAACCGGTTCTTCTGGGCGGGCGGTGGGGTCTTCCTGCCGCACCCGGACGGGCCGGTGGTGGACACCACCGGGGCCGGGGACGCCTTCACCGCGGCGCTGGCGGTGGCGCTGGTGCGCGGCGAGTCGCCGGAGTCGGCGGCGCGCCGGGCGGTGGCGGCGACGGGGCAGTCAGTGGGCCGGCCCGGGGGCCGGCCCGCGCTACGACCTTGGTGA
- a CDS encoding DeoR/GlpR family DNA-binding transcription regulator has protein sequence MLAAERRDVLLSRLHTAGKVVAKEIAAELGVTEDMIRRDLRELAAAGLCQRVYGGALPVSPAVADYATRTTVATSSKERVAAAAAALIRPGSTVLLDGGTTALAVTAALPADLAATVVTHSPTVAAALVAHPTVDVYVLGGRLFKHSAVTCGAATAEAARAITADLFLLGVTGVHEEAGLTTGDPDEAALKRTLAGRAAETYVLASSEKIGTASPFTVLAPAEVTGIVTDADPAHPALRALRAADVTVVEA, from the coding sequence ATGCTGGCCGCCGAGCGTCGTGACGTGCTGCTGTCCCGCCTGCACACCGCCGGCAAGGTGGTGGCCAAGGAGATCGCCGCCGAGCTCGGGGTCACCGAGGACATGATCCGGCGGGACCTTCGCGAGCTCGCCGCCGCCGGGCTCTGCCAGCGGGTCTACGGGGGCGCGCTGCCGGTCTCCCCCGCGGTCGCCGACTACGCCACCCGGACCACGGTGGCCACCTCCAGCAAGGAGCGGGTGGCCGCCGCGGCCGCCGCGCTGATCCGGCCGGGCAGCACCGTGCTGCTCGACGGCGGCACCACCGCGCTCGCGGTCACCGCCGCGCTCCCCGCCGACCTGGCCGCGACCGTCGTCACGCACAGCCCCACGGTGGCCGCCGCGCTGGTCGCGCACCCCACCGTGGACGTCTACGTGCTGGGCGGCCGGCTCTTCAAGCACTCCGCGGTCACCTGCGGCGCGGCCACCGCCGAGGCGGCCCGGGCGATCACCGCCGACCTGTTCCTGCTCGGCGTGACCGGCGTGCACGAGGAGGCCGGGCTGACCACCGGCGACCCGGACGAGGCGGCTCTGAAGCGCACCCTGGCCGGCCGGGCCGCCGAGACCTATGTGCTGGCCAGCAGCGAGAAGATCGGGACGGCGTCACCGTTCACCGTGCTCGCCCCCGCCGAGGTTACCGGGATCGTCACCGACGCCGATCCCGCGCATCCCGCGCTGCGCGCGCTCCGGGCGGCCGACGTGACCGTGGTGGAAGCCTGA
- a CDS encoding NUDIX domain-containing protein — protein MTKPIEGIDVPDARGRTGLDRVGRELSGNPDVRVRDVELLAAGWHVLRRTTFDYRRRDGSWSREQRETYDRGDGATVLLYDADRRTVLLTRQFRYPVYVNGHPDGMFVEAAAGLLDGDDPAAAIRREASEELGVLIGELEPVFAVWTSPGSVTERVHCFAAPYTAASRVGPGGGLAGDGEDIAAVELPFETALAQVASGEIADAKTILLLQWAALRGPFSREAAGSCP, from the coding sequence ATGACGAAACCGATCGAGGGCATCGACGTGCCGGACGCCCGGGGCCGGACCGGCCTGGACCGGGTGGGGCGGGAGCTGAGCGGCAACCCGGACGTGCGGGTGCGGGACGTGGAGCTGCTCGCCGCGGGCTGGCACGTGCTGCGCCGGACCACCTTCGACTACCGGCGGCGGGACGGCAGCTGGAGCCGGGAGCAGCGGGAGACCTACGACCGCGGGGACGGCGCGACCGTGCTGCTCTACGACGCGGACCGGCGGACCGTGCTGCTCACCCGGCAGTTCCGCTATCCGGTCTACGTGAACGGGCACCCGGACGGGATGTTCGTGGAGGCCGCGGCGGGGCTGCTGGACGGCGACGACCCGGCGGCGGCGATCCGGCGCGAGGCGAGCGAGGAGCTGGGCGTGCTGATCGGCGAGCTGGAGCCGGTCTTCGCGGTGTGGACCAGCCCGGGCTCGGTGACCGAGCGGGTGCACTGCTTCGCGGCGCCGTACACCGCGGCGTCCCGGGTCGGGCCGGGCGGCGGCCTGGCCGGCGACGGCGAGGACATCGCGGCCGTGGAGCTGCCGTTCGAGACCGCGCTGGCGCAGGTGGCGAGCGGGGAGATCGCCGACGCGAAGACGATCCTGCTGCTGCAGTGGGCGGCGCTCCGCGGGCCGTTCAGTCGCGAAGCTGCTGGATCTTGTCCTTGA
- a CDS encoding thiamine pyrophosphate-dependent enzyme, translating to MAELTAEVLIERLAAWGVDTVFGLPGDGINGIMEGLRRHADQVRFVLVHHEEAAAFMATAYAKATGKIGVCLATSGPGGIHLANGLYDAKLDHAPVLAITGLQESSVLGTAYQQEVALDRLFEDVTEYNQVVMNPAQVPALVDIAIRTAYARRGVAHLTFPNDVQIAPAHQDPYQTVAPVRPPATAPVQLTPVVRPHDDDLRRAADILNAGEKVAILAGIGARGAGPLVEETAARLGAPIVKSLLGKMVVPDDSPYVIGGLGLLGTGPSEELMEEADTLLMLGTNFPYTKFLPEPGKAKVVQVELEPTRAGTRIPTDLPLIGDVAGTLRALLPMLDRKDGGHLRAYREKFADWQHAMAALESPDRDPIAPQYLAHQLDVLAADDAVLCCDSGTVATWAARHWQIRGTREFYLSGTLATMAPGLPYALAVQHAHPGRQVIAYVGDGGFAMLMAEFHTAVRYRLPVKVVINNNNSLGQILWEQMVLGFPEHGVRFGEPLPDYAGWAAGCGGFGVRVDKPDQVPAALREALAHDGPALVDVAVNPDEPPLPGKVTYDQAKKFATSFLMGQPNKASIATTLVKDKIQQLRD from the coding sequence GTGGCAGAGCTGACTGCGGAAGTCCTGATCGAACGACTGGCCGCCTGGGGCGTCGACACCGTGTTCGGGCTGCCCGGCGACGGCATCAACGGGATCATGGAGGGGCTGCGGCGGCACGCCGACCAGGTCCGGTTCGTGCTGGTGCACCACGAGGAGGCGGCCGCCTTCATGGCCACCGCCTACGCCAAGGCGACCGGGAAGATCGGGGTCTGCCTGGCCACCTCCGGCCCGGGCGGCATCCACCTGGCCAACGGGCTCTACGACGCCAAGCTGGACCACGCCCCGGTGCTGGCCATCACCGGGCTGCAGGAGAGCAGCGTGCTCGGCACCGCGTACCAGCAGGAGGTGGCGCTGGACCGGCTGTTCGAGGACGTCACCGAGTACAACCAGGTGGTGATGAACCCGGCGCAGGTGCCGGCCCTGGTCGACATCGCGATCCGGACCGCCTACGCCCGCCGCGGCGTCGCCCACCTCACCTTCCCGAACGACGTGCAGATCGCCCCGGCCCACCAGGACCCCTACCAGACGGTCGCCCCGGTGCGGCCGCCGGCCACCGCCCCGGTCCAGCTCACCCCGGTGGTCCGCCCGCACGACGACGACCTGCGCCGGGCCGCCGACATCCTGAACGCCGGGGAGAAGGTCGCGATCCTCGCCGGGATCGGGGCCCGCGGGGCCGGGCCGCTGGTCGAGGAGACCGCGGCCCGGCTCGGCGCGCCGATCGTCAAGTCGCTGCTCGGCAAGATGGTCGTCCCGGACGACTCGCCCTACGTGATCGGCGGCCTCGGCCTGCTCGGCACCGGGCCCAGCGAGGAACTGATGGAGGAGGCCGACACGCTGCTGATGCTCGGGACGAACTTCCCCTACACCAAGTTCCTCCCGGAACCCGGCAAGGCCAAGGTGGTCCAGGTCGAGCTGGAGCCGACCCGGGCCGGCACCCGGATCCCCACCGACCTGCCCCTGATCGGTGATGTAGCCGGCACGCTGCGGGCGCTGCTGCCGATGCTGGACCGCAAGGACGGCGGCCACCTGCGCGCCTACCGGGAGAAGTTCGCCGACTGGCAGCACGCGATGGCCGCGCTGGAGTCACCCGACCGGGACCCGATCGCGCCGCAGTACCTGGCCCACCAGCTGGACGTGCTGGCCGCCGACGACGCGGTGCTGTGCTGCGACTCCGGCACCGTGGCGACCTGGGCGGCCCGGCACTGGCAGATCCGCGGGACCCGCGAGTTCTACCTGTCCGGGACGCTGGCCACGATGGCGCCCGGCCTGCCCTACGCGCTCGCCGTCCAGCACGCCCACCCCGGCCGGCAGGTGATCGCCTACGTCGGCGACGGCGGGTTCGCCATGCTGATGGCCGAGTTCCACACCGCGGTCCGCTACCGGCTGCCGGTCAAGGTCGTGATCAACAACAACAACTCGCTCGGGCAGATCCTCTGGGAGCAGATGGTGCTCGGCTTCCCCGAGCACGGGGTCCGCTTCGGCGAGCCGTTGCCGGATTACGCCGGGTGGGCCGCCGGTTGCGGCGGTTTCGGGGTACGCGTCGACAAGCCGGACCAGGTGCCCGCGGCGCTCCGGGAGGCCCTGGCCCACGACGGTCCCGCCCTGGTCGACGTCGCGGTCAACCCGGACGAGCCGCCGCTGCCCGGGAAGGTCACCTACGACCAGGCGAAGAAGTTCGCCACCTCGTTCCTGATGGGTCAGCCGAACAAGGCGTCGATCGCCACCACCCTGGTCAAGGACAAGATCCAGCAGCTTCGCGACTGA
- a CDS encoding patatin-like phospholipase family protein: protein MSRTRRVALALGSGGARGYAHIGAVQVLAERGFEVAAVAGSSMGALVGGVLAAGRLTEFADWASGLKQRDVLRLIDPKWASPGAMAADRLVNRLNDFLTDVEIQDLPIPYTAVATDIAARREVWFQKGPLRSAVRASIAIPGVITPVVINGRLLADGGMLNPVPIEPTAAAGADLTIAVSLQAPRPPSEPAAPVRATAESHWLEDWAVRLRQVFRRPATDAPAETVADVVTEAIADVLPADLRIADVLSLSLDAMQDLIARYRMAGLPPDIQIAIPVSACRVMDFHRAAEMIDVGRELTAKALDDWAAG from the coding sequence ATGTCCCGGACGAGGCGGGTCGCGCTGGCCCTGGGATCCGGCGGCGCCCGCGGATACGCGCACATCGGCGCCGTGCAGGTGCTGGCCGAGCGCGGGTTCGAGGTCGCCGCGGTGGCCGGCTCGTCGATGGGCGCGCTGGTCGGCGGGGTCCTCGCAGCCGGGCGGCTGACCGAGTTCGCCGACTGGGCGTCCGGGCTCAAACAGCGCGACGTGCTCCGGCTGATCGACCCGAAATGGGCCTCGCCCGGTGCGATGGCCGCCGACCGGCTGGTCAACCGGCTCAACGACTTCCTCACCGACGTGGAGATCCAGGACCTGCCGATCCCGTACACCGCGGTGGCCACCGACATCGCCGCGCGCCGCGAGGTCTGGTTCCAGAAGGGTCCGCTGCGCTCCGCGGTCCGCGCCTCGATCGCCATCCCCGGCGTGATCACCCCAGTGGTGATCAACGGCCGGTTGCTGGCCGACGGCGGGATGCTCAACCCGGTGCCGATCGAGCCGACCGCGGCGGCCGGCGCCGACCTCACCATCGCGGTGTCGCTGCAGGCCCCGCGCCCGCCGTCGGAACCGGCCGCGCCGGTCCGGGCCACCGCCGAGTCGCACTGGCTGGAGGACTGGGCGGTCCGGCTGCGGCAGGTCTTCCGCCGGCCGGCCACCGACGCCCCGGCCGAGACGGTCGCCGACGTGGTGACCGAGGCGATCGCCGACGTGCTCCCCGCCGACCTGCGGATCGCCGACGTGCTGTCGCTCTCGCTGGACGCCATGCAGGACCTGATCGCCCGGTACCGGATGGCCGGGCTGCCGCCGGACATCCAGATCGCCATCCCGGTCAGCGCCTGCCGGGTGATGGACTTCCACCGCGCGGCCGAGATGATCGACGTCGGTCGTGAGCTGACCGCCAAGGCGCTCGACGATTGGGCCGCCGGATAG
- a CDS encoding STAS domain-containing protein, with amino-acid sequence MTDYFAIVPGPVEAAPDGQTTIRVRLAGSLDLGTGGELREALRRVVGEGGADRIVVDLARVNFIDSEAISALIAGYHAAEDAGVTFRLTGPAGIVQRVLTVVGLTDLID; translated from the coding sequence GTGACCGACTACTTCGCGATCGTGCCGGGCCCGGTCGAGGCCGCACCGGACGGCCAGACCACCATCCGGGTCCGGCTGGCCGGCTCCCTGGACCTCGGTACCGGCGGTGAGCTGCGCGAGGCGCTGCGCCGCGTGGTCGGGGAGGGCGGCGCCGACCGGATCGTGGTGGACCTGGCCCGGGTGAACTTCATCGACTCGGAGGCGATCAGCGCGCTGATCGCCGGCTATCACGCCGCCGAGGACGCCGGCGTCACCTTCCGCCTGACCGGCCCGGCCGGCATCGTGCAGCGCGTGCTCACCGTCGTCGGCCTGACCGATCTGATCGATTAG
- a CDS encoding metallophosphoesterase family protein has protein sequence MTHGPEQAMPNPTRRPRDVTPAELGFTPAQPVAWLSPVQLAGTGLRVALASIQGGYLDKRELQAAFPDDVHREVGPDGDCWIDFVADLGDGFDATYSVAYLLAQETLTVGERELPRGQALVLGGDEVYPTPSAERYENQLVGPYRAALPATPPGAGDGPAMYALPGNHDWYDGLTAFLRLFTGTRRTGIGGWRLPQHRSYFAVELPGDWWLLALDDQDSTYIDDPQLAYFSRVAARFGPRSKVIVATASPTWVQGDDVPQVYASLDYFVRAVLEPTGAQIRLMVSGDWHHYARYSNENRDLITCGGGGAYLYPTHQLPETIEVPPADLPSPSEREKYQLRSRFPGKRLSQAYAASIVAGLPKDNPSFIAMVGAVHVALMLATSGVITSGFGSPLQKFSLVPLVILVAMVMSGCYAFAHLSDSVQGHLRRRVLGLLHGAAHLGLAALGTWLWWELPPHAWPWPWSLLAALGLYGVAAGLAATELTAVYLLIAARFDVNLNELFSAQGIIDSKSFLRMHITADGTLTIYPIGVRRAARRWTANPDGAAHEPWLTPAGRLRPHLIEEPIVLTADLPLPAR, from the coding sequence ATGACCCACGGGCCCGAGCAGGCCATGCCCAACCCGACACGCCGGCCACGCGACGTCACCCCCGCCGAGCTCGGCTTCACCCCGGCCCAGCCGGTCGCCTGGCTGTCCCCGGTCCAGCTGGCCGGCACCGGTCTGCGCGTCGCGCTCGCCTCGATCCAGGGCGGTTACCTGGACAAGCGGGAGCTGCAGGCGGCCTTCCCGGACGACGTGCACCGCGAGGTCGGCCCGGACGGCGACTGCTGGATCGACTTCGTGGCCGACCTCGGCGACGGGTTCGACGCCACCTACTCGGTCGCCTACCTGCTGGCCCAGGAGACCCTCACGGTCGGCGAACGGGAGCTGCCCCGCGGGCAGGCGCTGGTGCTCGGCGGCGACGAGGTCTACCCGACGCCGAGCGCCGAACGGTACGAGAACCAGCTGGTCGGGCCGTACCGCGCGGCGCTGCCGGCCACCCCGCCCGGCGCCGGCGACGGCCCGGCCATGTACGCGCTGCCCGGCAACCACGACTGGTACGACGGCCTGACCGCCTTCCTCCGCCTGTTCACCGGCACCCGCCGCACCGGCATCGGCGGCTGGCGGCTGCCGCAGCACCGCTCCTACTTCGCCGTCGAGCTGCCCGGCGACTGGTGGCTGCTGGCGCTGGACGACCAGGACTCCACCTACATCGACGACCCGCAGCTGGCCTACTTCAGCCGGGTCGCCGCCCGGTTCGGGCCGCGGTCCAAGGTGATCGTCGCGACCGCCAGCCCGACCTGGGTGCAGGGCGACGACGTGCCGCAGGTCTACGCCTCGCTGGACTACTTCGTCCGCGCGGTGCTGGAGCCGACCGGCGCGCAGATCCGGCTGATGGTCTCCGGCGACTGGCACCACTACGCCCGCTACAGCAACGAGAACCGGGACCTGATCACCTGCGGTGGCGGGGGCGCCTACCTCTACCCCACCCACCAGCTGCCGGAGACCATCGAGGTGCCGCCGGCCGACCTGCCGTCGCCGTCCGAGCGGGAGAAGTACCAGCTGCGCTCGCGCTTCCCCGGCAAGCGCCTCTCCCAGGCCTACGCGGCCAGCATCGTCGCCGGCCTGCCCAAGGACAACCCGAGCTTCATCGCGATGGTCGGCGCGGTGCACGTCGCGCTGATGCTCGCCACCAGCGGCGTGATCACCAGCGGGTTCGGCAGCCCGCTGCAGAAGTTCTCGCTGGTCCCGCTGGTCATCCTGGTCGCCATGGTGATGTCCGGCTGCTACGCCTTCGCGCACCTGAGCGACTCGGTGCAGGGCCATCTCCGCCGCCGCGTGCTGGGCCTGCTGCACGGCGCCGCCCACCTCGGGCTGGCCGCGCTCGGCACCTGGCTCTGGTGGGAGCTGCCACCGCACGCCTGGCCGTGGCCGTGGTCGCTGCTCGCCGCGCTGGGCCTCTACGGCGTCGCGGCCGGCCTGGCCGCCACCGAGCTGACCGCGGTCTACCTGCTGATCGCCGCCCGCTTCGACGTGAACCTCAACGAACTCTTCTCCGCCCAGGGGATCATCGACTCGAAGTCGTTCCTGCGGATGCACATCACCGCGGACGGCACGCTGACCATCTATCCGATCGGCGTGCGCCGCGCGGCACGCAGGTGGACCGCGAACCCGGACGGCGCCGCGCACGAGCCGTGGCTCACCCCGGCCGGCCGGCTGCGCCCGCATCTGATCGAGGAGCCGATCGTCCTCACGGCAGACCTGCCACTTCCGGCCCGCTGA
- a CDS encoding Xaa-Pro dipeptidyl-peptidase → MRLAASIVAIAMLLAPAPAAASEARPTYDYATAVREEVWVRTGVDSDADGRPDRVAVRIIRPATSTKVPVIFQASPYYAGLNDVPNHDDVDRSGITSLAASISFAGYLDNYFVPRGYAVVFADSLGTGGSDGCPTSGGRNETLGMKAVVDWLNGRASAVDAAGNPVRAGWTTGRTGMIGVSYNGTLPNAVAATGVEGLETIVPIAGISSWYDYYRANGGVVAPGGFPGEDLDVLARAVLTRQNPEVCAPVIDAIEKAQDRETGDYSRFWAERDYLRDVGKVKASVFLVHGLHDLNVRTGQAGQWWDALSRRHVPRKIWLHQAAHTDPFHVRRDVWLATLGRWFDYWLQRIDTGIMREPIADVEVAPNQWETSRTWPLPGSSALRLPGSGTQSFVDDPARTAEEIVADGGGLVYQFPALTEETRLTGTPEITVRAALSGASPYLTALLVDYGAAERYAGLRTLPEQDCVGPGIEGDPGCFNRREYVTATTPFEIVTRGWLDTRNRLSPAVTTPIVAGREYTFRWKLQTTDHVFAAGHRIGVVLISTDRAHTLRYPAGTVVTVRLHLSKLELRLAGTHG, encoded by the coding sequence ATGCGACTTGCTGCATCGATCGTGGCGATTGCCATGCTCCTGGCGCCGGCGCCCGCGGCGGCATCGGAGGCCCGGCCGACGTACGACTACGCGACGGCCGTCCGGGAGGAGGTCTGGGTGCGGACCGGTGTCGACAGCGACGCCGACGGGCGGCCGGACCGGGTCGCGGTGCGGATCATCCGCCCGGCGACCAGCACCAAGGTCCCGGTGATCTTCCAGGCCAGTCCGTACTACGCCGGCCTGAACGACGTGCCGAACCACGACGACGTCGACCGGAGCGGGATCACCAGCCTGGCGGCGTCGATCTCGTTCGCCGGCTACCTGGACAACTACTTCGTGCCGCGCGGCTACGCGGTGGTCTTCGCGGACAGCCTGGGCACCGGCGGCTCGGACGGCTGCCCGACCTCCGGCGGGCGCAACGAGACGCTCGGCATGAAGGCGGTCGTCGACTGGCTGAACGGGCGGGCGTCCGCGGTGGACGCGGCCGGCAACCCGGTCCGGGCCGGCTGGACCACCGGGCGGACCGGCATGATCGGCGTCTCCTACAACGGGACCCTGCCGAACGCGGTCGCCGCCACCGGCGTCGAGGGCCTGGAGACCATCGTGCCGATCGCCGGGATCTCCAGCTGGTACGACTACTACCGGGCCAACGGCGGGGTGGTGGCGCCCGGCGGCTTCCCGGGCGAGGACCTGGACGTGCTGGCCCGGGCCGTGCTGACCCGGCAGAACCCGGAGGTCTGCGCCCCGGTCATCGACGCCATCGAGAAGGCGCAGGACCGGGAGACCGGCGACTACAGCCGGTTCTGGGCGGAACGCGACTACCTGCGCGACGTGGGCAAGGTGAAGGCCAGCGTGTTCCTGGTGCACGGGCTGCACGACCTGAACGTGCGGACCGGGCAGGCCGGGCAGTGGTGGGACGCGCTGAGCCGGCGGCACGTACCCCGCAAGATCTGGCTGCACCAGGCGGCGCACACCGACCCGTTCCACGTCCGGCGCGACGTGTGGCTGGCGACGCTGGGACGCTGGTTCGACTACTGGCTCCAGCGGATCGACACCGGGATCATGCGGGAGCCGATAGCCGACGTGGAGGTCGCGCCGAACCAGTGGGAGACCTCCCGGACCTGGCCGCTGCCCGGCTCGTCGGCCCTGCGGCTGCCGGGCAGCGGCACCCAGTCGTTCGTCGACGACCCGGCGCGGACCGCGGAGGAGATCGTCGCGGACGGGGGCGGGCTGGTCTACCAGTTCCCGGCCCTGACCGAGGAGACCCGGCTGACCGGGACACCGGAGATCACCGTACGGGCCGCGCTGAGCGGTGCCTCGCCGTACCTGACCGCGCTGCTCGTCGACTACGGCGCCGCCGAGCGGTACGCCGGGCTGCGGACGCTGCCCGAGCAGGACTGCGTGGGCCCCGGCATCGAGGGCGACCCGGGCTGCTTCAACCGGCGCGAGTACGTCACCGCGACCACCCCGTTCGAGATCGTCACCCGCGGCTGGCTGGACACCCGGAACCGCCTGTCGCCGGCGGTGACCACCCCGATCGTGGCCGGGCGGGAGTACACGTTCCGGTGGAAACTGCAGACCACCGACCACGTGTTCGCGGCCGGCCACCGGATCGGGGTGGTGCTGATCTCGACGGACCGGGCCCACACGCTGCGCTATCCGGCCGGCACCGTGGTCACCGTCCGCCTCCACCTGTCGAAACTGGAGTTGCGCCTGGCCGGTACCCATGGCTGA